Proteins co-encoded in one Spirosoma endbachense genomic window:
- a CDS encoding RagB/SusD family nutrient uptake outer membrane protein, which yields MNLRYSYKLVLTACLLTGATACKETFLEENQITLLTTQNFQTASGLDGLSIGMYQSLRFHFNYEWAYSTTNYGTDEFTVGGDRTEQMFNSYDANLNSQNGDISTVWDNMYENINSANIMIQNVPTYYGGGANANTRSGEGYFMRAFDYFKLVRQFGGVPLKLVPSTSIEEEFARATTQQVYDQIVADFTQAYDLLPASVSEAGRLTKWAAAHFLAKAYLYRASEINSDWNSNTKNADLQNAIKYADLVINSSGHTLATNFSDLWNFSAIDGPNETNKEIILSAQFSGNTATQGRYGNQVHLYYPSIYQTLPGMQRDIPGDREFQRLRTTDYSTDVFDRVNDSRFWKSFKTRYLSNRPSSAPTWTAATAPNSSLVGKPKFAGGEEAVLYIVNSAGDSRYTPTGITLRAPTMYVRYFAGQAENMLGSHGNYTTSQYLALSKFMDGSRNAVASQFGQRDGILARLAETYLIAAEANGRLGQYAAALPYLNKVRDRAAYKAGEDRSAYVDGGLAYKNNTAANTAQFVSYSDKNTYFESNNLAATTTSTLDGMHLNSAADIFSATNQFYTKLGATSQADQFIAFMLNERSRELMGELMRWEDLSRTRTLVARATAFNDEAKPIAPKHLLRPLPQKFLDGVKQGGSILTADQKTAMQNPGW from the coding sequence ATGAACCTTCGATATAGCTATAAACTAGTCCTGACTGCATGTTTGCTGACCGGGGCAACCGCCTGCAAAGAAACGTTTCTGGAGGAAAACCAGATTACGCTGCTCACGACCCAGAACTTTCAAACGGCCAGCGGCCTGGACGGCCTGTCGATTGGCATGTACCAGAGCCTGCGCTTTCATTTTAATTACGAGTGGGCCTACTCAACGACCAATTATGGTACCGACGAATTTACCGTTGGTGGAGATCGTACCGAGCAAATGTTCAACTCGTATGATGCCAATCTCAATTCGCAAAATGGCGACATATCCACGGTATGGGATAATATGTACGAGAATATCAACTCGGCTAACATCATGATTCAGAATGTGCCTACCTACTACGGAGGAGGTGCCAATGCCAATACCCGATCAGGCGAAGGTTACTTCATGCGCGCATTCGATTATTTTAAGCTGGTCAGGCAATTTGGGGGAGTACCGCTAAAACTGGTTCCTTCGACCAGTATTGAAGAGGAGTTTGCCCGAGCAACAACCCAGCAGGTTTATGATCAGATCGTTGCCGACTTTACTCAGGCTTATGATTTATTGCCAGCCTCGGTCAGTGAAGCAGGACGACTCACCAAATGGGCGGCCGCTCATTTCCTGGCGAAGGCCTATCTGTACCGGGCCAGCGAAATCAACAGCGACTGGAACAGTAACACGAAGAATGCTGACTTACAAAACGCCATCAAATACGCCGATCTGGTCATTAACTCTAGTGGTCACACGTTGGCAACGAACTTTAGCGATTTATGGAATTTCAGCGCGATAGACGGACCGAACGAAACCAATAAGGAAATCATTTTGTCCGCTCAGTTTTCCGGTAACACAGCTACCCAGGGCCGTTATGGCAATCAGGTTCACTTGTACTATCCGTCGATCTACCAGACCCTGCCGGGTATGCAGCGGGATATTCCCGGCGATCGGGAGTTTCAGCGGTTACGCACGACCGATTACTCGACCGATGTCTTCGACCGGGTGAACGATTCCCGCTTTTGGAAAAGCTTTAAAACCCGCTATCTGAGTAATCGACCCTCTTCGGCACCAACCTGGACGGCCGCAACTGCCCCCAATTCGAGTTTGGTTGGCAAGCCCAAATTTGCCGGTGGTGAAGAGGCTGTTTTGTATATAGTGAATTCGGCTGGCGATTCGCGCTATACGCCTACAGGCATTACGTTACGGGCACCAACGATGTATGTTCGGTATTTTGCCGGGCAGGCCGAAAATATGCTGGGCAGTCATGGTAACTATACCACCAGTCAGTACCTGGCTTTATCCAAATTTATGGATGGTTCGCGGAATGCCGTAGCTTCGCAGTTTGGGCAGCGGGATGGTATTCTGGCCCGTTTGGCAGAAACCTACCTGATTGCTGCAGAAGCCAACGGCCGGTTAGGTCAATATGCGGCTGCACTTCCCTATCTGAACAAAGTTCGCGATCGGGCGGCCTATAAAGCAGGGGAAGACCGTTCCGCCTACGTCGATGGGGGGCTGGCGTACAAAAACAATACCGCTGCCAATACGGCTCAATTCGTTTCGTACTCGGATAAGAACACGTATTTCGAATCCAATAATCTGGCGGCAACCACTACGAGCACGCTCGATGGGATGCATCTGAACAGTGCGGCCGATATTTTTAGTGCCACCAACCAGTTTTATACGAAGCTAGGGGCAACCTCGCAGGCTGATCAATTCATTGCCTTTATGCTCAACGAACGCTCGAGGGAGTTGATGGGCGAATTAATGCGGTGGGAAGATTTGTCGCGTACCCGGACGTTAGTGGCCAGAGCGACTGCCTTTAATGATGAGGCTAAACCGATTGCGCCCAAACATTTACTGCGTCCGCTTCCTCAGAAATTTCTGGATGGGGTGAAACAGGGTGGTTCCATTTTAACTGCCGACCAAAAGACGGCGATGCAAAATCCAGGCTGGTAA
- a CDS encoding FecR family protein, with amino-acid sequence MKGWTTFTTADEFATDPTFRDWVSSGQFGQPGHDFTRFLTAHPQLHSLAQQAADLLRVTAIPVDYLSPQELNEQIEATWKKVRRAEVERDVWVRPLHRSWFWRAAAVLLLVGGVSWWASRPVAPTSLSAIPTWQVVTNQQATKKPVSLVDGSVVWLFPGSTLRYPTTFAANRREVTLTGEAFFEVHKNATQPFYVKTSQLITRVVGTSFLVKVLPQNKGTLIQVRTGNVLVYRNSAAASTERPVSLRANEELRVVRSQEPLITQRIKQPSELSERLNEQQFEFNEVPVSDVLDALAKAYDMPIDFDRAAFRNCLITTSLSDEPLTEKLTILAETIGPDTRAELIGNRIRLTGSGCP; translated from the coding sequence ATGAAGGGATGGACAACGTTTACGACTGCCGATGAATTTGCAACAGACCCTACATTTCGGGATTGGGTGTCATCCGGGCAGTTTGGCCAGCCGGGTCACGACTTCACACGGTTTCTGACTGCCCACCCCCAACTGCATTCGCTGGCGCAGCAGGCCGCTGATCTGCTGCGGGTAACCGCTATTCCGGTCGACTATTTATCGCCCCAGGAGTTGAATGAACAGATTGAAGCTACCTGGAAAAAGGTCAGAAGGGCAGAAGTGGAACGCGACGTTTGGGTTAGACCGCTGCACCGATCCTGGTTCTGGCGGGCGGCAGCGGTGCTGCTACTGGTAGGAGGAGTAAGCTGGTGGGCCAGTCGCCCGGTTGCCCCAACTTCCCTATCTGCAATACCTACCTGGCAGGTGGTCACCAATCAGCAAGCCACAAAGAAACCAGTGAGCCTGGTCGATGGAAGTGTTGTATGGCTGTTTCCCGGAAGTACCCTTCGTTACCCGACTACATTTGCGGCTAATCGACGGGAAGTGACCCTGACGGGTGAGGCTTTTTTTGAGGTACACAAAAATGCCACACAACCCTTTTATGTAAAAACCAGCCAGCTGATCACCCGCGTAGTAGGTACCAGTTTTCTGGTCAAGGTGTTGCCCCAAAATAAGGGAACTTTAATCCAGGTGCGCACCGGGAATGTTCTTGTATACCGGAACTCAGCCGCTGCCTCCACTGAACGTCCTGTTTCGCTGCGGGCGAATGAGGAGCTACGGGTGGTTCGCAGTCAGGAGCCGTTAATTACCCAACGGATCAAACAACCTTCTGAACTTTCTGAACGACTCAATGAACAACAATTCGAGTTCAACGAAGTCCCCGTATCCGACGTGCTCGATGCACTGGCCAAAGCCTACGATATGCCCATTGACTTCGATCGTGCTGCGTTCCGAAACTGCCTGATTACGACGAGTTTATCAGATGAGCCCCTGACAGAAAAGCTGACCATTTTAGCCGAAACCATTGGACCCGATACCCGAGCTGAGCTAATCGGCAATCGCATTCGGCTGACGGGCTCCGGCTGTCCCTAA
- a CDS encoding SusC/RagA family TonB-linked outer membrane protein has product MNKSTKNYRRIVGTGFYLMKISALPLLLLGWFASVSVAYPQRGQELLTRRINLRVEKTLLRDVLRQISQQADVRFSYNNRYIPAESRVNVVSVNEPLGELLDRLLQPLSVGYTVYSRLIVLKPLPTLETSSADGALDGSAMILDMTISGRVTDENNGPMPGVNVVLKGTTRGTTSDVDGRYRLTVPEGAANTLVFSLVGYVSQEVVVGTQSSLDIKLLPDNKTLSEVVVVGYNTVKRTDVTSSVVSVSAEDIRSRPVANALQAIQGKAAGVDITSNERPGEMGSIRIRGNRSLTATNNPLYVVDGIPLSSGGIEFINPNDIEAIDILKDASATAIYGSRGANGVVVVTTKRGKSGRLALEYVGTSTFEQIQDRQQMMNSAQYIDLRRDAYRRINYINTLAGKATPAGTGYPDGPSQVDDQRIFGGDAYALANVNKGWVNGTWNGDLVPTTDWTGLVKRTGITQDHIISASGGTDKIKAYGSFGYLRQEGTQLGQDYTRYSAKVSVDVNPVKWFKMGGTLDGTFSKQNYGFSSTSTSGAGSLYAAAKGMLPFAQPFDANGKRINLPGGDITILNPIGEDEYNINLRKVTRAVASLYGEVTIMDGLRYRVNFGPDFYYNNNGRWMDQNSINRGGGEPGSTNYAQLNNTNNFSWSLDHLLYFDKTFGQHSIGLTFLHNATSYRQETSSMTATKLPYNSQLWYQLNSVSALDGFGSNLVQSSLLSYMARANYSFNSKYIVTAFGRWDGASQLAPGHKWDFFPSLSVAWRLDQENFMKTVPWVDELKVRVGVGETGNAAISPYSTQGVLQTLYYTFGSSVQAGYVSSDATLATPISFPNPQLGWEHTRQYNLGIDFNLFKGRINGALDLYTSRTTDLLLLRNILSINGYTTSLANVGETSNRGVELTVNTTNIKSRQFEWNSTINFATNKDRIVSLANGPVDDINNLWFIGQRLSVYYDYAKERIWQNTPQDQEEIQKYAANGQTFRPGDIKVVDQNKDYKIDANNDRVIRGSSSPSWTGGITNTITYKGIQLSAFIFSRWKFMVQSGGQTLQGRYAQQLVNYWTPTNPTNDYPAPNYNSAAGDAFVNSLNYQDGSFIKIRNITLGYFIPTNAVQKIGLSRVKVYAQLLNPGLIYSKISWLDPDTGLSNFNRGLVFGLNVGF; this is encoded by the coding sequence ATGAACAAGTCTACAAAAAATTACCGACGAATCGTCGGCACAGGATTTTATTTGATGAAAATTTCGGCATTGCCCCTCTTGTTGTTGGGCTGGTTTGCTTCCGTATCAGTGGCGTATCCGCAACGCGGGCAGGAGCTCCTGACCCGCCGGATCAATCTGCGGGTTGAGAAAACGCTCCTGCGGGATGTATTACGCCAGATCAGTCAGCAGGCCGATGTCCGTTTCTCTTATAATAACCGCTATATCCCCGCGGAGAGTCGGGTGAATGTCGTATCGGTCAATGAACCCCTGGGTGAACTGCTCGACCGGCTGCTTCAGCCCCTCAGCGTTGGGTATACTGTTTATTCCCGGCTGATTGTCCTCAAACCGTTACCCACATTGGAAACCTCATCGGCCGATGGGGCGCTGGATGGGTCGGCCATGATTCTGGATATGACCATCTCGGGCCGGGTAACGGATGAAAACAATGGCCCCATGCCGGGTGTCAATGTAGTGCTGAAAGGAACAACCAGGGGGACAACGAGCGATGTAGATGGACGCTATCGACTGACTGTACCTGAAGGGGCTGCCAACACACTGGTTTTTTCGTTAGTGGGCTATGTCTCACAGGAAGTAGTTGTCGGCACGCAAAGTTCGCTGGATATCAAGTTGTTGCCCGACAACAAAACGCTTAGTGAAGTTGTGGTTGTCGGGTACAACACGGTAAAACGGACTGATGTAACATCCTCTGTGGTGAGCGTAAGTGCCGAGGATATTCGGTCAAGACCGGTTGCGAATGCGTTGCAGGCTATTCAGGGCAAAGCCGCCGGGGTTGATATTACCTCCAATGAGCGACCCGGTGAAATGGGCAGCATTCGAATCCGGGGTAATCGCTCGTTGACGGCCACCAATAATCCGCTCTACGTGGTTGATGGAATACCACTTTCGTCGGGCGGTATTGAGTTCATCAATCCGAATGATATTGAGGCCATCGACATTTTGAAGGATGCTTCGGCAACCGCTATTTACGGGTCCCGTGGGGCGAATGGCGTAGTTGTCGTCACGACCAAACGGGGTAAAAGCGGCCGCCTGGCCCTTGAATACGTCGGAACTTCCACCTTTGAGCAGATTCAGGATCGGCAACAGATGATGAATTCGGCTCAATACATTGACTTAAGGAGAGATGCCTACCGGCGGATCAACTACATTAACACGTTGGCGGGCAAAGCAACCCCCGCTGGCACCGGTTACCCGGACGGACCCAGTCAGGTAGACGATCAGCGTATTTTTGGCGGTGACGCCTACGCGCTGGCTAATGTCAACAAAGGGTGGGTGAACGGGACCTGGAACGGTGATCTGGTTCCAACAACAGACTGGACGGGATTAGTAAAACGTACGGGTATTACGCAGGATCATATCATCAGTGCCAGTGGCGGAACCGACAAAATCAAAGCCTACGGGTCATTCGGGTATTTGCGCCAGGAAGGCACCCAACTCGGGCAGGACTACACTCGCTATAGTGCGAAAGTAAGCGTTGACGTCAATCCGGTAAAGTGGTTTAAAATGGGCGGAACGCTGGACGGGACGTTCAGTAAACAGAATTACGGCTTTTCCTCGACCAGTACATCAGGAGCGGGTAGTCTGTATGCAGCCGCCAAAGGGATGTTGCCGTTTGCCCAGCCTTTTGACGCCAATGGCAAACGGATCAATCTACCCGGCGGTGATATTACCATCCTCAATCCGATCGGGGAAGACGAATACAACATCAATTTGCGAAAGGTAACCCGAGCCGTGGCTTCCCTCTACGGAGAGGTTACAATTATGGATGGACTTCGCTACCGGGTAAACTTCGGCCCTGATTTTTATTACAACAATAACGGCCGTTGGATGGATCAGAACTCGATCAACCGGGGAGGGGGTGAACCAGGGTCTACCAATTACGCTCAACTCAACAATACCAATAATTTTTCCTGGTCGCTGGATCACCTGCTTTACTTCGACAAGACGTTTGGTCAACACAGTATCGGCTTGACCTTTTTGCACAATGCCACCTCATACCGGCAGGAAACCTCGTCGATGACGGCTACAAAGCTGCCTTATAACAGCCAGTTGTGGTATCAGTTGAACTCGGTGAGTGCGCTGGATGGATTCGGCAGTAACCTCGTCCAATCTTCTCTGCTTTCCTACATGGCCAGGGCGAATTACAGCTTCAACAGTAAGTACATCGTAACCGCGTTTGGTCGCTGGGATGGCGCTTCCCAGCTGGCGCCTGGGCATAAGTGGGATTTCTTCCCCTCGCTATCGGTAGCCTGGCGACTTGATCAGGAGAACTTCATGAAAACCGTTCCCTGGGTCGATGAACTGAAAGTACGCGTCGGCGTCGGTGAAACCGGAAATGCCGCTATCAGCCCGTATTCGACGCAGGGCGTGCTGCAAACCCTGTATTATACTTTTGGCAGTTCCGTTCAGGCGGGCTATGTTTCGTCGGATGCCACGCTGGCCACTCCTATCTCGTTTCCTAACCCCCAACTGGGCTGGGAGCATACCCGGCAATATAACCTGGGAATCGATTTCAATTTGTTCAAAGGCCGTATCAATGGTGCGTTGGATCTCTATACCTCCCGAACGACCGATCTGCTGCTACTGCGGAATATTCTTTCGATTAACGGATACACGACTTCGCTGGCCAATGTTGGTGAGACCTCTAACCGGGGCGTTGAGCTGACAGTAAACACGACCAATATTAAATCGCGTCAGTTCGAATGGAACTCTACCATCAACTTCGCCACCAATAAAGACCGCATTGTCAGCCTGGCCAATGGACCCGTAGATGACATCAATAACCTCTGGTTTATTGGGCAGCGGCTGAGCGTTTACTATGATTACGCGAAAGAGCGAATCTGGCAGAACACACCCCAGGACCAGGAAGAAATCCAGAAATATGCGGCCAATGGACAAACATTCCGCCCTGGAGATATCAAGGTGGTTGACCAGAACAAAGATTATAAAATTGATGCCAATAACGATCGGGTGATCCGGGGTAGCAGTAGCCCAAGCTGGACAGGAGGAATCACGAATACGATTACGTATAAGGGCATTCAATTATCGGCGTTCATTTTCTCGCGCTGGAAATTTATGGTTCAGTCCGGGGGACAAACGTTGCAGGGACGGTATGCTCAGCAACTGGTAAACTACTGGACGCCCACGAACCCGACCAACGACTATCCTGCTCCCAATTACAATAGTGCCGCAGGCGATGCTTTCGTGAATTCCCTGAATTACCAGGATGGTTCATTTATCAAGATCCGGAACATCACCTTAGGCTATTTCATCCCGACGAACGCGGTTCAAAAAATAGGGTTATCGCGGGTAAAGGTCTACGCCCAGTTGCTGAATCCCGGATTGATCTACTCGAAAATCAGTTGGCTCGATCCCGATACGGGACTTTCCAATTTCAACCGAGGGCTTGTCTTCGGCCTAAACGTAGGATTTTAA
- a CDS encoding TonB-dependent receptor, which produces MNNFFWSLCIVFISSIATVKSQTLGSFSGTITDQQSIVIRDAYVYLLNTNLGTPTDNEGKFSIPNVPPGRYTLKVSALGFATATRSVTIAAENQTITIQLAESARRLDEVTVSAQKVEEDPQKLPFSVSTLSSKQVQDYRLWTSKDLTALIPNLYSANPGDGRNVTSIRGIATTSYDPTVATYIDGVNQFSLDTYVSQLLDIERIEVLRGPQGTLYGRNAMGGVINIITKQPDNKTRGFIELNYGSYGQQRYSAGLRTPLVKDRLFLGISALYGQQDGFYRNAFTQSGFDRANYFMGNYYLKFLASSRWSLTLNVKHNMNRNDGAFPLASSPQEALSDPFTVNQNAVGRLMDRVINTSLSANYAGKGFTFTSQTAYQSNYRYYTQPLDGDFSPIDGVSIVDDYGKKWNNVRVGTQEFRFTSPASSTSRFNWIAGIYGFYQNNPVKQGTHFGNDAALVGAPFPNFTSISTNIGKSFGLAVYGQGTYAINPRLKLTFGLRYDYEHKKQSVLGEFQQDGDIAMVTQPDTSTTARFTAISPKASLGYQWAENHQVYATYSRGYRAGGISQLSSDPSQPPLYAYKPEYSNNIEIGLKNTFWNNQLRVNVAAFYTQVQDAQVPTLILPDAITVTRNAGQLTSKGVELEVQATPAKGLELTYQAGYTNAKYSSLNLASNGETVNLKDNRQIFTPDITSMLAVQYGYVLGGAQQFRLIARGEWSYLGKQYFDLANQISQQGYSLLNARLGISSRRAELFFWGRNLSKTTYIDYAYNFGATHLGNPRTYGTTLRVNF; this is translated from the coding sequence ATGAACAACTTTTTCTGGTCTTTGTGTATCGTATTTATTAGTTCAATTGCAACTGTCAAAAGCCAGACCCTGGGCAGCTTCTCCGGAACAATTACCGATCAGCAATCGATTGTCATCCGTGACGCTTATGTGTATCTGTTAAACACCAACCTGGGCACGCCAACCGATAATGAGGGGAAATTCAGCATTCCAAATGTACCACCAGGTCGATATACGCTGAAGGTAAGTGCACTGGGGTTTGCCACGGCTACCAGATCTGTTACGATTGCCGCTGAAAATCAGACCATAACGATCCAGCTCGCCGAATCCGCACGACGATTAGACGAAGTAACGGTGTCGGCCCAAAAAGTAGAAGAAGATCCGCAAAAACTGCCATTCAGCGTATCCACACTTTCGTCGAAGCAGGTTCAGGACTATCGGTTATGGACGAGTAAAGACCTTACTGCTCTGATTCCCAATTTGTATTCAGCCAATCCCGGTGACGGTCGCAACGTAACATCCATCAGGGGTATTGCCACGACGTCCTACGACCCAACCGTTGCAACTTACATCGATGGCGTCAACCAGTTTAGTTTAGATACATATGTGTCGCAACTGCTTGATATTGAGCGAATAGAGGTGTTGCGTGGCCCACAGGGAACGCTATATGGGCGTAATGCAATGGGCGGAGTCATTAACATTATTACAAAACAACCCGATAACAAAACGCGGGGTTTTATCGAACTTAATTATGGTAGTTACGGACAGCAGCGGTATAGTGCCGGGTTGCGGACACCCTTAGTGAAAGACCGTTTGTTTCTGGGCATTTCGGCATTATACGGGCAGCAGGATGGTTTTTATCGGAATGCTTTTACTCAATCAGGATTCGACCGGGCAAATTACTTCATGGGGAATTATTATTTGAAGTTTCTGGCCAGTTCGCGCTGGTCACTGACTCTCAATGTAAAGCACAATATGAACCGAAATGATGGCGCTTTCCCCTTAGCGTCCAGTCCGCAGGAAGCATTAAGCGACCCATTCACAGTGAATCAGAATGCGGTTGGCCGACTCATGGATCGGGTAATCAATACGTCCTTATCGGCAAATTATGCTGGGAAAGGGTTTACGTTTACGTCGCAAACGGCCTACCAGTCCAATTACCGGTACTATACACAGCCACTCGATGGTGATTTTTCACCGATCGATGGCGTTTCCATTGTCGATGATTACGGCAAAAAGTGGAATAATGTACGGGTCGGTACACAGGAATTTCGGTTTACCTCACCGGCCAGTTCAACGTCCCGCTTCAACTGGATTGCTGGCATCTATGGGTTTTACCAGAATAATCCGGTGAAGCAGGGAACTCATTTTGGCAATGATGCCGCTTTGGTTGGTGCGCCATTTCCTAATTTCACCAGTATCAGTACCAATATAGGAAAGAGTTTTGGGCTGGCAGTTTATGGACAGGGAACGTATGCAATCAATCCCAGGCTGAAACTAACGTTTGGCCTGCGGTATGATTACGAACATAAAAAGCAATCCGTACTGGGTGAGTTTCAGCAGGATGGCGACATAGCCATGGTCACTCAGCCCGATACGTCGACGACGGCCAGGTTTACCGCTATCTCACCAAAAGCCAGTCTGGGGTATCAATGGGCTGAAAATCACCAGGTATATGCTACCTATAGTCGGGGATACCGCGCGGGTGGCATCTCCCAGCTTTCGTCCGATCCCTCGCAGCCACCCCTGTATGCCTACAAACCAGAATACAGTAACAATATTGAAATTGGTTTGAAGAACACATTCTGGAACAATCAACTGCGTGTGAATGTCGCTGCCTTCTATACACAGGTGCAGGATGCTCAGGTGCCCACGTTGATTTTGCCTGATGCCATAACGGTTACCCGAAATGCGGGCCAGTTGACTAGTAAAGGGGTAGAGCTCGAGGTACAGGCAACGCCCGCAAAAGGACTGGAATTAACATATCAGGCTGGCTATACGAATGCTAAATATTCGTCGCTCAATTTAGCCTCAAACGGTGAAACGGTTAACCTAAAGGATAACCGTCAGATATTTACACCCGACATTACCTCCATGCTGGCGGTGCAATATGGCTATGTACTGGGTGGTGCTCAACAATTTAGACTGATTGCCCGCGGAGAATGGAGTTATCTGGGGAAACAGTATTTCGATCTGGCCAATCAAATTTCTCAACAGGGCTACAGTTTACTGAATGCCCGGTTAGGCATCTCGTCACGACGTGCAGAATTGTTTTTCTGGGGACGTAACCTGAGCAAAACGACCTATATCGACTACGCTTATAATTTCGGGGCGACTCACTTAGGCAACCCAAGGACGTATGGTACAACGTTGCGAGTGAATTTTTAG
- a CDS encoding RNA polymerase sigma factor gives MSKTIRSDDDLWRLIREDQESAFTQLMERLFASLIHYGRKFSSDKDLVQDCVQDVLVDLWLRRTQTQPILSIRTYLFSSVRHSVCRRARQNQRFGSLTSDVEDMPFTITFSVEETWIADEIDRERLHQLNLLMNQLPPRQKEIIYLRYYQGLEKDQIASILDINYQSVSNLLHRALTNLRGQFPTSLPVLFWLYFSLLEN, from the coding sequence ATGAGTAAAACCATACGTAGTGATGACGATCTATGGCGATTAATCAGGGAGGATCAGGAGTCGGCATTTACTCAGTTGATGGAACGTCTCTTTGCTTCGTTGATACACTACGGACGTAAATTTTCGAGCGATAAAGACCTGGTTCAGGATTGCGTACAGGATGTACTGGTGGATCTTTGGCTGCGCCGTACCCAGACTCAGCCAATCCTGTCGATTCGAACCTACCTGTTTTCATCTGTTCGCCACTCCGTATGTCGGCGAGCTCGTCAGAATCAGCGCTTTGGATCACTTACCAGTGATGTTGAGGATATGCCTTTTACCATTACCTTCTCGGTGGAAGAAACCTGGATTGCCGATGAGATTGACCGGGAGCGATTGCACCAACTCAATCTTCTGATGAATCAACTGCCACCCCGCCAGAAAGAAATCATCTATTTGCGGTATTATCAGGGATTAGAAAAAGACCAGATTGCTTCAATTCTGGATATTAACTACCAATCCGTCTCTAATCTCCTGCACCGGGCATTGACTAATCTGCGCGGCCAGTTTCCTACCTCATTACCAGTACTATTCTGGCTATATTTTAGCTTACTGGAAAACTAA
- a CDS encoding PadR family transcriptional regulator has translation MKRAFLGDLEEVVLLTMTALQDSAYSASTTQTIDQQMASSINFPTVHNTLHRHQEQGFVSSRIGGATADRGGRQKRLFTVTTAGQRALIECRRADVRQVRAQLWDGLAIQQIPTQILQLWEV, from the coding sequence ATGAAACGAGCCTTTTTAGGTGATCTCGAAGAAGTCGTTCTGCTGACAATGACCGCTCTGCAAGATTCGGCTTACAGTGCTTCGACTACCCAAACCATCGACCAGCAGATGGCCAGCAGCATCAACTTTCCCACCGTTCACAATACCCTGCACCGGCACCAGGAGCAGGGCTTCGTCTCCTCCCGGATCGGCGGAGCCACCGCCGATCGTGGCGGGCGTCAGAAACGGTTGTTCACCGTAACAACAGCTGGTCAAAGGGCACTGATCGAGTGTCGCCGGGCCGACGTTCGGCAAGTTCGAGCCCAATTGTGGGACGGTCTGGCGATTCAGCAGATTCCAACCCAGATACTACAGTTATGGGAGGTTTAA